Proteins from one Oncorhynchus gorbuscha isolate QuinsamMale2020 ecotype Even-year linkage group LG18, OgorEven_v1.0, whole genome shotgun sequence genomic window:
- the LOC124003672 gene encoding aminopeptidase B isoform X1 — MEKSLKLHSDLAEDVATSSSFRQFKIKHFHLDLSVDFEKRTLRGTETLQLKCIQDSQSELLLDIHPSLSMQEVSYCRSEDDSDSVKVEFMTRNFTSYGTTLVVKFPAPCKIEEQFRVVVKFLASDGPGVCWLDPEQTAGKAKPYVFTQGQAVLNRSFFPCFDTPAVKSTYSAAVKVPDGFTAVMSASKGEHRMADNTFLFTMEQPIPSYLVALAVGDLVSAEVGPRTRVWTEPCLLQAAKQEYDGVIEEFLVVGEKLFGPYVWGRYDVLFMPPSFPFGGMENPCLTFVTPCLLAGDRSLADVIVHEICHSWFGNLVTNANWGDFWLNEGFTMYAQRRVCREIYGEAITSLEAATGRALLRQHMDNTGEDHPLNKLRVKIKPGVDPDDTYNETPYEKGFCFVSYLAHLAGDQSHFDAFLKAYIDKFKFCSVMAEDALEFFLEYFPDLKKKGVDTIKGLEFDSWLNVPGWPPYLPDLSAGKSLMKPAEQLSELWAAEVLDMASIKKTNIQAWKTNQAVYFLEKIIEKSPLPRGNMEKLEEQYPHIVMSNNAELRLRWAQIVAKNYHQPGYQHVRSFLSCQGKQKYTLPVYRALWNGSEETRALATEIFSATSHQLHVNVRNYVKKILACAPS; from the exons ATggaaaaatctctgaaactgcaCTCTGATCTAGCGGAGGACGTGGCTACGTCTTCGAGCTTTCGTCAATTCAAGATAAAACACTTCCACTTAGATCTAAGCGTGGACTTTGAGAAGAGAACTTTGAGAGGAACTGAAACGCTACAGCTGAAATGCATCCAAGATTCTCAAAGCGAGCTACTGTTGGacattcatccctccctctcaatgCAAGAGGTTTCTTACTGCCGAAGTGAAGATGATTCGGATTCAGTGAAAGTAGAATTCATGACGCGCAATTTCACCAGTTATGGCACCACACTGGTTGTAAAATTCCCAGCACCATGTAAAATTGAGGAACAGTTTCGAGTGGTGGTCAAGTTTCTTGCATCCGATGGACCAGGG GTGTGCTGGCTGGATCCAGAGCAGACAGCTGGGAAGGCCAAGCCTTACGTCTTCACCCAGGGCCAGGCTGTGCTCAACCGCTCCTTCTTCCCCTGCTTTGACACGCCGGCCGTCAAGAGCACCTACTCGGCCGCCGTGAAG GTTCCTGATGGTTTCACAGCAGTCATGAGTGCCAGTAAGGGAGAACACAGGATGGCAGACAACACGTTCCTGTTCACCATGGAACAGCCCATCCCTTCCTACCTGGTGGCCTTGGCTGTAGGAGACTTGGTCTCTGCGGAGGTGGGGCCAAG GACCCGAGTATGGACAGAGCCATGCCTGCTGCAGGCGGCCAAGCAGGAGTACGACGGAGTCATCGAGGAATTTCTGGTTGTGGGGGAGAAACTATTTGGACCCTACGTCTGGGGAAG GTATGATGTGCTGTTCATGCCACCGTCATTCCCCTTCGGGGGTATGGAGAACCCCTGCCTCACTTTCGTCACCCCCTGCCTCCTGGCCGGAGACCGCTCACTGGCTGACGTCATTGTGCACGAGATCTGCCACAGCTGGTTCGGTAATCTGGTAACCAATGCCAACTGGGGTGACTTCTGGCTCAACGAGGGCTTCACCATGTACGCCCAGCGCCGGGTGTGCAGGGAGATCTACG GAGAGGCCATCACTAGTCTGGAGGCAGCGACTGGGAGGGCTTTACTCAGACAGCACATGGACAACACCGGAGAGGACCACCCTCTCAATAAACTGCGTGTGAAGATCAAACCAG GTGTTGACCCTGATGACACTTACAATGAGACGCCTTATGAGAAGGGCTTCTGTTTTGTCTCTTACCTGGCCCACCTGGCTGGAGACCAGAGTCACTTCGATGCCTTCCTCAAG GCCTACATTGACAAGTTCAAATTCTGCAGTGTTATGGCAGAGGACGCTCTGGAGTTCTTCCTGGAGTATTTCCCTGACCTGAAGAAGAAAGGAGTAGATACGATTAAGG GTCTGGAATTTGATAGCTGGCTCAATGTGCCAGGTTGGCCTCCCTACCTCCCTGACCTGTCGGCTGGCAAGAGCCTGATGAAGCCTGCTGAGCAGCTGTCAGAGCTGTGGGCTGCTGAGGTCCTGGATATGGCCAGCATCAAGAAGACCAACATCCAGGCATGGAAGACTAACCAGGCTGTCTACTTCTTGGAAAAGATCATAGAGAAGTCCCCACTCCCTAGAG GTAATATGGAGAAACTGGAGGAGCAGTACCCTCACATCGTGATGTCAAACAACGCTGAGCTACGACTGCGCTGGGCCCAGATCGTCGCCAAGAATTATCACCAGCCAGGATATCAACATGTGCGCAGCTTCCTCAGCTGCCAG GGGAAACAGAAGTACACACTGCCTGTGTACCGTGCACTGTGGAATGGATCAGAGGAGACCAGGGCTTTGGCCACAGAGATCTTCAGTGCCACCTCCCATCAGCTCCATGTCAACGTCCGCAACTATGTCAAGAAGATCCTTGCCTGTGCGCCATCATAG
- the LOC124003672 gene encoding aminopeptidase B isoform X2, with product MEKSLKLHSDLAEDVATSSSFRQFKIKHFHLDLSVDFEKRTLRGTETLQLKCIQDSQSELLLDIHPSLSMQEVSYCRSEDDSDSVKVEFMTRNFTSYGTTLVVKFPAPCKIEEQFRVVVKFLASDGPGISWLEPAQTAEKKEPFLYTSGFPVLNRSLFPGFHTPMTKSPYSVAVKVPDGFTAVMSASKGEHRMADNTFLFTMEQPIPSYLVALAVGDLVSAEVGPRTRVWTEPCLLQAAKQEYDGVIEEFLVVGEKLFGPYVWGRYDVLFMPPSFPFGGMENPCLTFVTPCLLAGDRSLADVIVHEICHSWFGNLVTNANWGDFWLNEGFTMYAQRRVCREIYGEAITSLEAATGRALLRQHMDNTGEDHPLNKLRVKIKPGVDPDDTYNETPYEKGFCFVSYLAHLAGDQSHFDAFLKAYIDKFKFCSVMAEDALEFFLEYFPDLKKKGVDTIKGLEFDSWLNVPGWPPYLPDLSAGKSLMKPAEQLSELWAAEVLDMASIKKTNIQAWKTNQAVYFLEKIIEKSPLPRGNMEKLEEQYPHIVMSNNAELRLRWAQIVAKNYHQPGYQHVRSFLSCQGKQKYTLPVYRALWNGSEETRALATEIFSATSHQLHVNVRNYVKKILACAPS from the exons ATggaaaaatctctgaaactgcaCTCTGATCTAGCGGAGGACGTGGCTACGTCTTCGAGCTTTCGTCAATTCAAGATAAAACACTTCCACTTAGATCTAAGCGTGGACTTTGAGAAGAGAACTTTGAGAGGAACTGAAACGCTACAGCTGAAATGCATCCAAGATTCTCAAAGCGAGCTACTGTTGGacattcatccctccctctcaatgCAAGAGGTTTCTTACTGCCGAAGTGAAGATGATTCGGATTCAGTGAAAGTAGAATTCATGACGCGCAATTTCACCAGTTATGGCACCACACTGGTTGTAAAATTCCCAGCACCATGTAAAATTGAGGAACAGTTTCGAGTGGTGGTCAAGTTTCTTGCATCCGATGGACCAGGG ATATCATGGCTGGAGCCTGCTCAGACTGCCGAAAAGAAAGAGCCTTTCCTCTACACCTCTGGCTTCCCTGTGCTGAACCGCAGCCTGTTCCCTGGCTTCCACACCCCCATGACTAAGAGCCCCTACTCGGTTGCTGTGAAG GTTCCTGATGGTTTCACAGCAGTCATGAGTGCCAGTAAGGGAGAACACAGGATGGCAGACAACACGTTCCTGTTCACCATGGAACAGCCCATCCCTTCCTACCTGGTGGCCTTGGCTGTAGGAGACTTGGTCTCTGCGGAGGTGGGGCCAAG GACCCGAGTATGGACAGAGCCATGCCTGCTGCAGGCGGCCAAGCAGGAGTACGACGGAGTCATCGAGGAATTTCTGGTTGTGGGGGAGAAACTATTTGGACCCTACGTCTGGGGAAG GTATGATGTGCTGTTCATGCCACCGTCATTCCCCTTCGGGGGTATGGAGAACCCCTGCCTCACTTTCGTCACCCCCTGCCTCCTGGCCGGAGACCGCTCACTGGCTGACGTCATTGTGCACGAGATCTGCCACAGCTGGTTCGGTAATCTGGTAACCAATGCCAACTGGGGTGACTTCTGGCTCAACGAGGGCTTCACCATGTACGCCCAGCGCCGGGTGTGCAGGGAGATCTACG GAGAGGCCATCACTAGTCTGGAGGCAGCGACTGGGAGGGCTTTACTCAGACAGCACATGGACAACACCGGAGAGGACCACCCTCTCAATAAACTGCGTGTGAAGATCAAACCAG GTGTTGACCCTGATGACACTTACAATGAGACGCCTTATGAGAAGGGCTTCTGTTTTGTCTCTTACCTGGCCCACCTGGCTGGAGACCAGAGTCACTTCGATGCCTTCCTCAAG GCCTACATTGACAAGTTCAAATTCTGCAGTGTTATGGCAGAGGACGCTCTGGAGTTCTTCCTGGAGTATTTCCCTGACCTGAAGAAGAAAGGAGTAGATACGATTAAGG GTCTGGAATTTGATAGCTGGCTCAATGTGCCAGGTTGGCCTCCCTACCTCCCTGACCTGTCGGCTGGCAAGAGCCTGATGAAGCCTGCTGAGCAGCTGTCAGAGCTGTGGGCTGCTGAGGTCCTGGATATGGCCAGCATCAAGAAGACCAACATCCAGGCATGGAAGACTAACCAGGCTGTCTACTTCTTGGAAAAGATCATAGAGAAGTCCCCACTCCCTAGAG GTAATATGGAGAAACTGGAGGAGCAGTACCCTCACATCGTGATGTCAAACAACGCTGAGCTACGACTGCGCTGGGCCCAGATCGTCGCCAAGAATTATCACCAGCCAGGATATCAACATGTGCGCAGCTTCCTCAGCTGCCAG GGGAAACAGAAGTACACACTGCCTGTGTACCGTGCACTGTGGAATGGATCAGAGGAGACCAGGGCTTTGGCCACAGAGATCTTCAGTGCCACCTCCCATCAGCTCCATGTCAACGTCCGCAACTATGTCAAGAAGATCCTTGCCTGTGCGCCATCATAG